AGGACCGTGGCGTAGTGCTTCGGGTCCTGGCCCGGATAGAGGCGCTCCAGTGCGGCGGTGATGGCGTCCCAGCCCGGCGAGAGGTTTTCGTCGTCGCCAGCGTTGTCGTCCTGGCCCTGCGCTGCTTGCGTCATGTCGCTCCTTGCGGTGTCTGTCGATGGCGGCAAGCCTACACCGGGCCATCCTCAGGCCCGTGTCAGGCCGGCGTGGCATCCTCGGGCGTCGAATTGCTTTTTTCGGGAGACAGCAACGTGAGATGGATCCATCGGCGAGACGCATTGGCCCTGTCGGCCGCCTGCGCCGCGTCCGCCCTGCTCGCCGCAACGGGCTGCGGGCAGAAAAACGTGCCCGCCGCCTCCGCACCGACTCAGCCTTCACCCGGCAGCATCGAGATCACGCAGGCGGACATCGACTGGTTCCGCCGCAGCCGGGCCGAGTGGATCGACTGCGAATCGGGCGCGCCGGGCATGGTGCCGCCCGACATGTCGCTCGAACAATACGAAGACCTGCTCGACGGCGGCAGCTCGCCGGCCTTCGACCGCTTCGTGAACGTGACCACCGCCTTCTTCCTGCATGCGAGCTTCGTCGCCGGGCACTACAGCTTCGAGCCGCCCTTCGCCCAGCGCGCCGCCTTCGACGTGACGGACGAGCACATCCGCCTGCTGCGGCGCGCGAACTGGCTCAGCTTCCTCATCGACTGCAAGCGCCCCTACGGCGACTTCACGCATTTCGAGATCGACATGGCCGACATCCTCGGCCTGCCAGTGACGAAGGACGCAAAGGGCTACGCGCAGATCGGCAAGGATGCGGAAAAGCGCATGGACGCGCTGCATGCCGACATGCTCCCGACGCTGCAGGCGTACATCCGCTTCGCGCGGCTCAACCCCGGTCGCTACGTGGTGCCCGGGCGTGGCGTGGCGCAAACGGCGGGGCGGCCGCTATGCAGGCCGGTGTCGGCTACGCGCCTGGCGATGTATCAGCGCGCGCTGGCGGCCGCCGGCCCGCGCTCCGATTCGCACCGCGTCGCCGCGCTCGACGAGGCAGCCAGGGCGCTGTTTGCGCTGGACTGACCTGCTGGCGTTGCCTCAGGCGTCCTGTTCGGGCGCAGTCTCGGGCTTCGGCTTGCCCTTTTGCTTGCGCGCGGCCTTCTTCGCTGCGCGCTCGGCGTCGGCACGCTGGCCGTCGGCCAGCCACAGCGCGAATTCGTCGGGCGTTTCGAGCGTGACGCGCCCAAGGTTGCCGGCGCGGAACTCGTGCATCACGATCTCCGCCGCCTTCTGCAGGTTGACCTTGCCCTTGCCCAGCAGCGCGCCGCGCTTGCGGCCGATGGTGTCGAGCAGCGACTCGTCCTTCATGCTGGCCATGGTCTCGGCGTCGAGCTCCACGAGCTTGAAGCGCGCGGCCACGCCGGCGGCGTAGTGCGTCTTGAGGTAGTTGAGCAGTTCCAGCGCCACCTCTTCCTCGTCGAAGGCGTTGCGCCCCACCGCGCCGCTGGCCGCGAGGTTGTAGCCGCTCTTGGGCACGATGATGCGCGGCCACAGCATGCCGGGCGTGTCCCAAAGGTAGAAGTCGTCGGCCAGGGTGATGCGCTGTTCGAGCTTGGTGATGCCGGCCTCGTCGCCGGTCTTGGCCTTGCGCCCGCCGGTGAGCGTGTTGATGAGGGTGGACTTGCCCACGTTGGGAATGCCGCAGATCAGCACGCGCATCGGCTTGGCCATACCGCCGCGATTGGGCGACAGCTCGTGGCAGGCTTTCACGATCTGCTGCGCGGGCGTGGTCTGGCTCGCGTCCAGGCCGATGGCGCGCGTGGCGGGCAGCGCGTTGTAGTGCGCCAGCCAGAGCACGGTGCGCGCGGGGTCGGCCAGGTCCTGCTTGTTGAGCACCTTCAGCGTGGGCCGGCCGGCCGTGAGTTCGGCCAGCATCGGGTTGGCGCTGGAGCCGGGCAGGCGCGCGTCGAGCAGCTCGATGACCACGTCGATGTCCTTCACCCGCTCGGTGATGGCCTTCTGGGTCGAATACATGTGACCGGGGAACCACTGGATCGCCATCGATGGGCTCTTTCTTTCGCGCTGTCTCTGTCTGGGAATGGGGTGGCCCGTCAAGGGGCCGGGTGCGCATTGTGAACTGCGAACCTGAACGGGAGCTTGTTGCTACGCTTTCGATAGCTGCAAGCGGGCATTCTGCCTTCGCTTTCGGCTTGTTCGACCCTAGAATCCGCGCGCTGCTCTCCGCAGCAATTCAAACAACTCCGAGGGAAATCCATGTTCAAGCGCCTTGCCGCTGCCGCCCTGCTGGCAGCCACCGTCGTGCCCGTGTCCGTCGTCCACGCCCAGCGGCCCTCCCCGCCGCCCGGCCAGCTGATCAACGGCTTCCTGTGCTGCAACATGCGCACCTACGGCGACTCGATCAGCGACATCAACTACGACGAGCAGGGCACGCGCATCGTCGCGGTGGGCACGCCGGCGCGCATCACGGCCTACGACTTCCGCTGGTTCAACCTGGACCTCGCCGGCAAGCCGCAGCGCATCAAGAACGACTACAGCCGCAACATCCCGCTGCCCGCATTCGCGCAGCGCTACGTGGTGACCGAAGACCCGAAGCAGAAGATGGCGGCCTTCCCGCCCGCAGTTCGCGACGCCATCCTCGCCGGCAAGGTGATGCCCGGCATGACGCGCGAGCAGGTGCTGATGGCCATTGCCTACCCGGTGGCCAGCGAGAACCCGAGCCTCGATGCACCCGTGTGGCGCTACTGGCGCGACAGCTGGTCGGAGTTCCAGGTGCAGTTCGACGAGAAGGGCCTCGTGAAGGCGGTAGTGGGCGACCCTGTGGCGCTGAGCCGCGTGCTGGCGGCGGCGCCTGCGCAACAGCCTTAAGTTCTCGCGCATTGCGCGTGCCTTGCACACACGCGCAATCCCTTAGAGGGTTTTGCATCGCGGGGGCAGTTATCGCCCCTATGATTTGACCGAGTGCGGCGCCCGAGCGTCGGTCGAATCGAAAACCCTTTGATGGAGTTACCCGCGATGAAACCCGTCTCCGAACTGCTCAAGCGCCATGATTCCGCAGCATGGCGCACCTCCCCCGACACCAGCGTGTTCGACGCGCTGGCCACCCTGGCCCGCTTCGAGGTGGGCGCGCTGATGGTGATGGAAGGCGAGAAGCTGGTGGGCTTTCTCTCCGAACGCGACTACACCCGCAAGGTCGCGCTGCAGGGCAAGAACTCGAAGGAAGTGAAGGTGCGCGAGATCATGACGCCCGACGTGATGACCGTCACCCCGCAGACCCGCACGCGCGCCTGCATGACGCTGATGAGCCAGCGCAAGTTCCGCCACCTGCCGGTGGTCGACGGCGAGAAGGTGGTCGGCATGATCTCGATTCAAGACCTGATGGACGACATCATCTCGGACCACGAAGCCACCATCGAGCAGCTGACCACGTACATCCAGAGCTGACCCGGCTCGCCGCATTGCGGACCCTGCCCGGCACATGGGTAGGGA
This is a stretch of genomic DNA from Variovorax paradoxus. It encodes these proteins:
- the ylqF gene encoding ribosome biogenesis GTPase YlqF, whose amino-acid sequence is MAIQWFPGHMYSTQKAITERVKDIDVVIELLDARLPGSSANPMLAELTAGRPTLKVLNKQDLADPARTVLWLAHYNALPATRAIGLDASQTTPAQQIVKACHELSPNRGGMAKPMRVLICGIPNVGKSTLINTLTGGRKAKTGDEAGITKLEQRITLADDFYLWDTPGMLWPRIIVPKSGYNLAASGAVGRNAFDEEEVALELLNYLKTHYAAGVAARFKLVELDAETMASMKDESLLDTIGRKRGALLGKGKVNLQKAAEIVMHEFRAGNLGRVTLETPDEFALWLADGQRADAERAAKKAARKQKGKPKPETAPEQDA
- a CDS encoding cell envelope protein SmpA, encoding MFKRLAAAALLAATVVPVSVVHAQRPSPPPGQLINGFLCCNMRTYGDSISDINYDEQGTRIVAVGTPARITAYDFRWFNLDLAGKPQRIKNDYSRNIPLPAFAQRYVVTEDPKQKMAAFPPAVRDAILAGKVMPGMTREQVLMAIAYPVASENPSLDAPVWRYWRDSWSEFQVQFDEKGLVKAVVGDPVALSRVLAAAPAQQP
- a CDS encoding CBS domain-containing protein; translated protein: MKPVSELLKRHDSAAWRTSPDTSVFDALATLARFEVGALMVMEGEKLVGFLSERDYTRKVALQGKNSKEVKVREIMTPDVMTVTPQTRTRACMTLMSQRKFRHLPVVDGEKVVGMISIQDLMDDIISDHEATIEQLTTYIQS